The following proteins are co-located in the Vidua macroura isolate BioBank_ID:100142 chromosome 1, ASM2450914v1, whole genome shotgun sequence genome:
- the DSCC1 gene encoding sister chromatid cohesion protein DCC1 isoform X2, translating into MRSRAEVDATLQTAKLNPAELLPAVHCLSFGPQAGGECCLLQLEPGLCAELEAGRSLVIRGEKDEHAVLCSKDKTYDMKIADTSNMLLFVPGCKTPEELNADQASYNIIHSQIAGFSKNYWELRRCRPKLKKLRKLLMQDPYEGPDSQKDQTSTFSKYTTEDLLSLIQASEEEILHQLQVIDACKIEGYWRILDFDYEMKLLNHVTQLIDSESWPLSKVPLCACLEELGSLEPREMIEHILLSYGRKYVDDAGEVFFEMHEDKICRAIAQMLLQNAVKFNLSEFEEVWQQSVPEGMTTRLDQLQGLALVDKSSRPETIFLLKVEDLPEDNQERFNSLFGIREKWTEGDITPYIQDLCAEKQTVGALLTKYARSSMLNGVKVYNSRRPIS; encoded by the exons ATGCGGAGCCGCGCCGAGGTGGACGCCACGCTGCAGACGGCCAAGCTGAACCCGGCGGAGCTGCTGCCGGCCGTGCACTGCCTCAGCTTCGGCCCGCAGGCCGGCGGCgagtgctgcctgctgcagctggagccgGGGCTCTGCGCCGAGCTGGAGGCGGGGCGCAG cctagTAATCCGTGGTGAAAAGGATGAACATGCAGTGTTGTGCAGCAAAGATAAAACTTATGACATGAAAATAGCAGATACCTCAAATATGCTGCTGTTTGTTCCTGGTTGCAAAACTCCAGAGGAGCTGAATGCAGATCAGGCATCTTATAATATTATTCATTCACAG ATTGCTGGTTTTTCCAAGAACTATTGGGAATTAAGGAGATGTCGACCAAAACTCAAGAAACTGAGGAAGCTTTTAATGCAAGATCCATATGAAGGGCCTGATAGTCAGAAAGATCAGACTTCAACATTTTCAAAG TATACAACAGAAGATTTGTTAAGTCTGATTCAAGCAAGTGAAGAAGAAATACTCCACCAATTGCAGGTTATAGATGCCTGCAAAATCGAAG GATATTggagaattttagactttgaCTATGAGATGAAACTCTTGAATCATGTGACTCAGCTGATAGATTCAGAGTCCTGGCCTTTGAGTAAGGTTCCTCTGTGTGCCTGCCTTGAAGAACTTGGCTCTCTAGAACCCAg agagatGATAGAACACATTCTTTTAAGCTATGGCAGGAAATATGTTGATGATG CAGGGGAggttttctttgaaatgcatGAAGATAAAATATGCAGAGCTATAGCACAAATGCTTTTGCAAAATGCAGTTAAATTCAATCTATCAGAGTTTGAAGAAGTCTGGCAACAGAGTGTCCCTGAGGGGATGACAACAAGGCTTGATCAGCTTCAG GGCTTGGCTCTTGTGGATAAAAGTTCAAGACCAGAGACCATCTTTCTGCTGAAAGTGGAAGACTTACCTGAAGACAATCAGGAAAGATTCAACAGCTTATTTGGCATACGGGAAAAGTGGACAGAAGGGGATATTACCCCTTATATACA AGACTTGTGTGCAGAGAAGCAGACCGTTGGTGCTCTTCTGACAAAATATGCTCGCTCCTCAATGCTGAATGGTGTTAAAGTTTACAATTCTAGAAGACCCATCTCATAA
- the DSCC1 gene encoding sister chromatid cohesion protein DCC1 isoform X1, with amino-acid sequence MEAVARGSERAAMRSRAEVDATLQTAKLNPAELLPAVHCLSFGPQAGGECCLLQLEPGLCAELEAGRSLVIRGEKDEHAVLCSKDKTYDMKIADTSNMLLFVPGCKTPEELNADQASYNIIHSQIAGFSKNYWELRRCRPKLKKLRKLLMQDPYEGPDSQKDQTSTFSKYTTEDLLSLIQASEEEILHQLQVIDACKIEGYWRILDFDYEMKLLNHVTQLIDSESWPLSKVPLCACLEELGSLEPREMIEHILLSYGRKYVDDGEVFFEMHEDKICRAIAQMLLQNAVKFNLSEFEEVWQQSVPEGMTTRLDQLQGLALVDKSSRPETIFLLKVEDLPEDNQERFNSLFGIREKWTEGDITPYIQDLCAEKQTVGALLTKYARSSMLNGVKVYNSRRPIS; translated from the exons atGGAGGCCGTGGCGCGGGGTTCGGAGCGGGCCGCCATGCGGAGCCGCGCCGAGGTGGACGCCACGCTGCAGACGGCCAAGCTGAACCCGGCGGAGCTGCTGCCGGCCGTGCACTGCCTCAGCTTCGGCCCGCAGGCCGGCGGCgagtgctgcctgctgcagctggagccgGGGCTCTGCGCCGAGCTGGAGGCGGGGCGCAG cctagTAATCCGTGGTGAAAAGGATGAACATGCAGTGTTGTGCAGCAAAGATAAAACTTATGACATGAAAATAGCAGATACCTCAAATATGCTGCTGTTTGTTCCTGGTTGCAAAACTCCAGAGGAGCTGAATGCAGATCAGGCATCTTATAATATTATTCATTCACAG ATTGCTGGTTTTTCCAAGAACTATTGGGAATTAAGGAGATGTCGACCAAAACTCAAGAAACTGAGGAAGCTTTTAATGCAAGATCCATATGAAGGGCCTGATAGTCAGAAAGATCAGACTTCAACATTTTCAAAG TATACAACAGAAGATTTGTTAAGTCTGATTCAAGCAAGTGAAGAAGAAATACTCCACCAATTGCAGGTTATAGATGCCTGCAAAATCGAAG GATATTggagaattttagactttgaCTATGAGATGAAACTCTTGAATCATGTGACTCAGCTGATAGATTCAGAGTCCTGGCCTTTGAGTAAGGTTCCTCTGTGTGCCTGCCTTGAAGAACTTGGCTCTCTAGAACCCAg agagatGATAGAACACATTCTTTTAAGCTATGGCAGGAAATATGTTGATGATG GGGAggttttctttgaaatgcatGAAGATAAAATATGCAGAGCTATAGCACAAATGCTTTTGCAAAATGCAGTTAAATTCAATCTATCAGAGTTTGAAGAAGTCTGGCAACAGAGTGTCCCTGAGGGGATGACAACAAGGCTTGATCAGCTTCAG GGCTTGGCTCTTGTGGATAAAAGTTCAAGACCAGAGACCATCTTTCTGCTGAAAGTGGAAGACTTACCTGAAGACAATCAGGAAAGATTCAACAGCTTATTTGGCATACGGGAAAAGTGGACAGAAGGGGATATTACCCCTTATATACA AGACTTGTGTGCAGAGAAGCAGACCGTTGGTGCTCTTCTGACAAAATATGCTCGCTCCTCAATGCTGAATGGTGTTAAAGTTTACAATTCTAGAAGACCCATCTCATAA